A genomic segment from Streptomyces antibioticus encodes:
- a CDS encoding WhiB family transcriptional regulator, translating to MADFSRLPGPNADLWDWQLLAACRGVDSSLFFHPEGERGAARSARENSAKEVCMRCPVRAQCAAHALAVREPYGVWGGLTEDEREELMGRARNRLVSASAGARDTASNT from the coding sequence ATGGCAGATTTCTCCCGCCTTCCCGGACCGAACGCGGACCTGTGGGACTGGCAGCTCCTGGCTGCCTGCCGCGGGGTGGACAGTTCGCTCTTCTTCCATCCGGAAGGTGAGCGCGGGGCGGCTCGGAGCGCTCGAGAGAACTCGGCCAAGGAGGTCTGCATGAGGTGCCCGGTCCGCGCACAGTGCGCGGCACACGCGTTGGCGGTCCGTGAGCCGTACGGCGTGTGGGGCGGTTTGACCGAGGACGAGCGCGAGGAGCTGATGGGACGGGCGCGCAACCGTCTGGTGTCGGCGTCGGCGGGCGCGAGAGACACCGCCTCGAACACATGA
- a CDS encoding LysR family transcriptional regulator produces MIEARHLRVLRAVAATGSFSAAGRELGCTQPAVSQQMKALEASVGTPLLVRSGREMRLTQAGEALVRHAAGILSGLTAAEEEVAAIAGLRAGRVRLVSFPSGSSTLVPTALAALRAAHPGTRVSLEEAEPPESVEILRGGDCDVALAFRYPRAGAAEEWEDLVVRPLLADRLVALVPERHRLARAESVAIGELAAEPWIAGCPRCRGQLVEVCERAGFTPRIDFATDDYPAVVGLVGAGLGVAVLPQLAIESVRPRGARAVRLEPAVRREIVALTLPDLAQVPAVAATLEQLERAAAPS; encoded by the coding sequence ATGATCGAGGCCCGTCATCTCCGCGTGCTGCGCGCCGTCGCCGCCACCGGCTCCTTCTCGGCCGCCGGGCGCGAGCTGGGCTGCACCCAGCCGGCCGTCAGCCAGCAGATGAAGGCCCTGGAGGCGTCCGTCGGCACCCCCCTGCTGGTGCGCAGCGGGCGCGAGATGCGGCTGACCCAGGCCGGCGAGGCCCTCGTACGGCACGCGGCCGGCATCCTCTCCGGGCTCACCGCCGCCGAGGAGGAGGTCGCCGCCATCGCCGGACTGCGCGCCGGCCGGGTCCGGCTGGTCTCCTTCCCCAGCGGCAGCTCCACCCTGGTGCCCACCGCGCTGGCCGCCCTGCGCGCCGCCCACCCCGGCACCCGCGTCTCCCTGGAGGAGGCCGAGCCCCCGGAGTCGGTCGAGATCCTGCGGGGCGGCGACTGCGACGTGGCGCTGGCCTTCCGCTACCCGCGCGCGGGCGCCGCCGAGGAGTGGGAGGACCTGGTCGTACGGCCGCTGCTGGCGGACCGGCTGGTCGCGCTCGTCCCCGAACGGCACCGGCTCGCGCGCGCGGAGTCCGTCGCCATCGGCGAACTCGCCGCCGAACCGTGGATCGCGGGCTGCCCGCGCTGCCGCGGCCAGCTCGTGGAGGTGTGCGAGCGCGCGGGCTTCACTCCCCGGATCGACTTCGCCACGGACGACTACCCGGCGGTGGTCGGCCTGGTGGGCGCCGGTCTCGGCGTGGCCGTCCTGCCCCAGCTCGCCATCGAGTCGGTACGGCCGCGCGGCGCACGCGCGGTGCGGCTGGAACCGGCGGTGCGGCGGGAGATCGTCGCACTGACCCTGCCCGACCTGGCCCAGGTGCCGGCGGTGGCGGCGACCCTGGAGCAACTGGAGCGGGCGGCCGCGCCCTCCTGA
- a CDS encoding DUF4352 domain-containing protein yields MRRLSVLLLAGLTVTAVGCSDDKTVTTAPQSAPATSPTSAAQEQPSSAAPTATPSKKAASVGDTLGVRGMEDGESLAVTVVKVVDPAGAANEFSSPDPGTRFVAVQFRLKNTGTAVYSDSPSNGARLVDAQGQQFDASSDETAAGPDFPGGVTIAPGDTGLGFVAFEVPVASKPAKVQFTMDSGFADDTGQWNITR; encoded by the coding sequence ATGCGCCGCCTTTCCGTGTTACTGCTCGCCGGGCTGACGGTGACCGCCGTCGGCTGCTCCGACGACAAGACGGTCACCACCGCTCCGCAGAGCGCCCCGGCCACCTCCCCGACCTCGGCCGCGCAGGAGCAGCCGTCTTCCGCCGCGCCGACGGCCACGCCGTCCAAGAAGGCGGCGTCGGTCGGGGACACGCTCGGGGTCCGGGGAATGGAGGACGGTGAGTCGCTCGCCGTGACCGTCGTGAAGGTCGTCGACCCGGCTGGCGCCGCGAACGAGTTCTCCTCCCCCGACCCCGGCACACGTTTCGTGGCCGTCCAGTTCCGGCTGAAGAACACCGGCACGGCGGTCTATTCGGACTCCCCGAGCAACGGGGCGCGGCTGGTGGACGCGCAGGGGCAGCAGTTCGACGCGTCCTCCGACGAGACGGCGGCGGGCCCGGACTTCCCCGGCGGCGTCACGATCGCCCCCGGAGACACCGGCCTCGGGTTCGTGGCCTTCGAGGTGCCGGTCGCCTCGAAACCGGCCAAGGTGCAGTTCACGATGGACAGCGGCTTCGCGGACGACACCGGTCAGTGGAACATCACCCGCTGA
- a CDS encoding ester cyclase produces MTFVQLIDCKTSRFDEMDRLMDTWVEQTRGKRTATHAVVGKDRSDASHFIEIVEFPSYEEAMRNSNLPETDKVFRELVALCDEMPTFTDLDVVRDEKLYAATARQFFETVGTAGELPPLNGLMAESYHDHDPSNEQDVIGMDAMRREADMWRGAFDVRFTIEDQISEDDRVCTRWTFTGTHHGDFMGLPPTGREVTMTGTTVFRFDDDGKIAEGWWQYDRLGLLSQLGALDPLET; encoded by the coding sequence ATGACGTTCGTACAGCTCATCGACTGCAAGACGAGCCGGTTCGACGAGATGGACCGGCTGATGGACACCTGGGTCGAACAGACCCGGGGCAAGCGGACGGCGACGCACGCGGTGGTCGGCAAGGACCGCTCCGACGCGTCGCACTTCATCGAGATCGTGGAGTTCCCGTCGTACGAGGAGGCGATGCGGAACTCGAATCTGCCGGAGACGGACAAGGTCTTCCGCGAGCTGGTGGCCCTGTGCGACGAGATGCCGACGTTCACGGACCTCGACGTCGTACGGGACGAGAAGCTGTACGCGGCGACGGCACGGCAGTTCTTCGAGACGGTGGGCACCGCGGGCGAACTGCCGCCGCTGAACGGACTGATGGCGGAGAGCTACCACGACCATGACCCGTCCAACGAGCAGGACGTGATCGGCATGGACGCGATGCGCCGCGAGGCGGACATGTGGCGCGGCGCCTTCGACGTCCGCTTCACCATCGAGGACCAGATCTCCGAGGACGACCGCGTGTGCACCCGCTGGACGTTCACCGGCACCCACCACGGCGACTTCATGGGCCTGCCCCCCACCGGCCGCGAAGTCACGATGACCGGCACGACCGTCTTCCGCTTCGACGACGACGGCAAGATCGCCGAGGGCTGGTGGCAGTACGACCGCCTCGGCCTGCTGTCCCAACTGGGCGCCCTCGACCCCCTGGAAACCTGA
- a CDS encoding sigma-70 family RNA polymerase sigma factor, giving the protein MRDDEAVNAVGTIGALVHRAVDGDEQATHDLLAHVHPLALRYCRTRLSRLPGDARHFVEDLAQEVCVAVLLALPRYRDTGRPFEAFVFAIAAHKVADLQRAAMRHPGSTAVPSDEMPERPDDSLGPEERALLSSDAEWAKKLLANLPENQRELLLLRIAVGLTAEETGQMLGMSPGAVRVAQHRALSRLRALAEQ; this is encoded by the coding sequence ATGCGCGACGACGAGGCGGTCAACGCCGTGGGCACCATCGGGGCACTCGTCCATCGCGCAGTGGACGGTGACGAGCAGGCCACCCACGACCTGCTCGCCCACGTCCACCCGCTGGCGCTGCGCTACTGCCGCACCCGGCTGTCCCGGCTGCCCGGCGACGCCCGCCACTTCGTCGAGGACCTCGCCCAGGAGGTCTGCGTCGCGGTCCTGCTCGCCCTGCCCCGCTACCGGGACACCGGCAGGCCCTTCGAGGCCTTCGTGTTCGCCATCGCCGCCCACAAGGTCGCCGACCTCCAGCGCGCCGCCATGCGCCACCCCGGCTCCACGGCGGTCCCCTCGGACGAGATGCCGGAGCGCCCCGACGACTCCCTCGGCCCCGAGGAGCGCGCCCTGCTCAGCAGTGACGCCGAATGGGCCAAGAAACTGCTCGCCAACCTGCCCGAGAACCAGCGGGAGCTGCTTCTGCTGCGGATCGCCGTGGGGCTCACGGCCGAGGAGACCGGACAGATGTTGGGAATGTCACCCGGAGCGGTCCGGGTGGCCCAGCACCGCGCCCTCAGCCGGCTGCGCGCGCTCGCCGAGCAGTAG
- a CDS encoding MOSC domain-containing protein, with amino-acid sequence MRLLSVNLGRPKSVPYTDNPQGVTGIDKQPVEGPVRVAAPGPKGVAGSGLAGDAVCDLRHHGGDDQAVYAVAREDLDDWERELGRTLGNGAFGENLTTEGLDVSGARIGERWRIGPTVVLEVTGGRIPCRTFQGHLGEKGWVRRFTQKAATGAYLRVIEPGEIRAGDAIEIVHVPDHEVTARMEFQATTTHRELLPRLLEAEDALHSETRAAVHKYLAKYGG; translated from the coding sequence ATGAGGCTTCTGTCAGTCAATCTGGGCCGCCCGAAGAGCGTGCCGTACACCGACAACCCGCAGGGTGTGACCGGGATCGACAAGCAGCCGGTCGAGGGGCCGGTGCGGGTCGCGGCGCCGGGTCCGAAGGGCGTCGCGGGCAGCGGTCTTGCCGGGGACGCGGTGTGCGACCTGCGCCATCACGGCGGCGACGACCAGGCGGTGTACGCCGTCGCGCGCGAGGACCTCGACGACTGGGAGCGCGAGCTGGGGCGCACGCTGGGGAACGGCGCGTTCGGCGAGAACCTCACCACCGAGGGGCTGGACGTCTCGGGGGCGCGGATCGGCGAGCGCTGGCGGATCGGGCCGACGGTCGTGCTGGAGGTGACCGGCGGGCGGATACCGTGCCGGACCTTCCAGGGGCATCTGGGTGAGAAGGGCTGGGTCCGGCGGTTCACGCAGAAGGCCGCGACGGGCGCGTATCTACGGGTGATCGAGCCGGGGGAGATCCGCGCGGGGGACGCGATCGAGATCGTGCACGTCCCGGACCACGAGGTGACGGCGCGGATGGAGTTCCAGGCCACCACCACCCACCGCGAACTGCTGCCGCGGCTGCTGGAGGCGGAGGACGCGCTGCACTCGGAGACGCGGGCGGCCGTCCACAAGTACCTGGCGAAGTACGGCGGCTGA
- the groES gene encoding co-chaperone GroES — MTTTSSKVAIKPLEDRIVVQPLDAEQTTASGLVIPDTAKEKPQEGAVLAVGPGRFENGERLPLDVKVGDVVLYSKYGGTEVKYNGEEYLVLSARDVLAIIEK; from the coding sequence GTGACGACCACCAGCTCCAAGGTTGCCATCAAGCCGCTCGAGGACCGCATCGTGGTCCAGCCGCTCGACGCCGAGCAGACCACCGCCTCTGGCCTGGTCATCCCGGACACCGCGAAGGAGAAGCCCCAGGAGGGCGCCGTCCTCGCGGTGGGCCCGGGTCGCTTCGAGAACGGCGAGCGTCTGCCGCTCGACGTCAAGGTCGGCGACGTCGTCCTGTACAGCAAGTACGGCGGCACCGAGGTGAAGTACAACGGCGAGGAGTACCTCGTCCTCTCGGCTCGCGACGTCCTCGCGATCATCGAGAAGTAG
- a CDS encoding polysaccharide deacetylase family protein, protein MGSVVQNDKNGASGAYGTADTARTTPASRAARRRAGIRGGIAMLALTAIGSGCVQGGGAERGGGAGSPGPESGAAAPPAGPADAADAADARREQASRLRAERTARIAAAWRWGLKKVPLTAPAPPAQKPRITTRDGFEVDDHEELGLPPVFTRIPTRQKVVFLTIDDGAEKDPAFLRMMSELKVPYTAFLSDYVIDDDYAYFREMQKRGVTLNNHTLNHPYLPGLSYRKQRHEICGMQEVLREKYGKRPALFRPPFGNYNRDTLIAAKSCGVTYAPLWAEEVFVDRWEYREWDRDLHPGDIVLSHFRGKGHWKGTMPDMIRRFLNKVTEKGYAVARLEDYL, encoded by the coding sequence ATGGGATCCGTCGTACAAAATGACAAGAATGGTGCATCTGGGGCTTACGGCACTGCTGACACCGCCCGCACCACCCCTGCGTCCCGTGCCGCGCGCCGCAGGGCCGGCATCCGGGGCGGTATCGCGATGCTGGCCCTCACCGCGATCGGCTCGGGCTGTGTCCAGGGCGGCGGTGCGGAGCGCGGCGGCGGTGCGGGCTCCCCGGGGCCGGAGTCCGGCGCCGCGGCGCCTCCCGCCGGACCCGCCGACGCGGCCGACGCCGCCGACGCCCGCCGTGAGCAGGCGTCCCGGCTCCGGGCCGAGCGCACCGCCCGGATCGCGGCCGCCTGGCGATGGGGCCTGAAGAAGGTCCCGCTCACCGCACCGGCCCCGCCCGCGCAGAAGCCCCGGATCACCACCCGCGACGGCTTCGAGGTCGACGACCACGAGGAACTCGGCCTGCCGCCGGTCTTCACCCGGATCCCCACCCGGCAGAAGGTCGTCTTCCTCACCATCGACGACGGCGCCGAGAAGGACCCCGCGTTCCTGCGGATGATGAGCGAACTCAAGGTCCCGTACACGGCGTTCCTCAGCGACTACGTCATCGACGACGACTACGCCTACTTCCGCGAGATGCAGAAGCGGGGCGTGACCCTGAACAACCACACCCTGAACCACCCCTACCTGCCCGGCCTCTCCTACCGGAAGCAGCGGCACGAGATCTGCGGCATGCAGGAGGTGCTCCGCGAGAAGTACGGCAAGCGCCCCGCCCTCTTCCGGCCGCCGTTCGGCAACTACAACCGCGACACGCTGATCGCGGCGAAGTCCTGCGGGGTGACGTACGCGCCACTCTGGGCCGAGGAGGTCTTCGTCGACCGCTGGGAGTACCGCGAGTGGGACCGCGACCTCCACCCCGGCGACATCGTGCTGAGCCACTTCCGCGGCAAGGGCCACTGGAAGGGCACCATGCCCGACATGATCCGCCGGTTCCTGAACAAGGTCACGGAGAAGGGGTACGCGGTGGCACGCCTGGAGGACTACCTGTGA
- a CDS encoding response regulator transcription factor: MTSVLVCDDSPLAREALRRAVATVPGVERVTTAANGEEVLRRWGADRSDLILMDVRMPGLGGVETVRRLLSADPGARIIMLTVAEDLDGVALAVAAGARGYLHKDASRAELRATVTQALADPTWRLAPRRLRSAEMGAAPTLTAREIQVLEGMSHGRSNAEIGRELFLSEDTVKTHARRLFKKLGASDRAHAVALGFRWGLVR; the protein is encoded by the coding sequence ATGACATCCGTCCTCGTCTGCGACGACTCCCCGCTTGCCCGAGAGGCGCTCCGCCGCGCGGTCGCGACCGTGCCCGGCGTCGAGCGCGTGACGACGGCGGCCAACGGCGAGGAAGTCCTCCGCCGCTGGGGTGCCGACCGCTCGGACCTCATTCTGATGGACGTACGCATGCCCGGCCTGGGCGGCGTCGAGACCGTGCGGCGGCTGCTGTCCGCCGACCCCGGTGCCCGCATCATCATGCTCACCGTCGCGGAGGACCTCGACGGCGTGGCCCTCGCGGTCGCCGCCGGCGCCCGCGGCTATCTGCACAAGGACGCCTCGCGCGCGGAGCTGCGGGCGACCGTCACGCAGGCCCTCGCCGACCCGACCTGGCGACTGGCCCCCCGCCGGCTGCGCTCGGCCGAGATGGGCGCCGCGCCCACGCTCACCGCGCGTGAGATCCAGGTGCTCGAAGGCATGAGCCACGGCCGCTCCAACGCGGAGATCGGCCGCGAGCTGTTCCTCTCCGAGGACACCGTCAAGACCCACGCCCGCCGGCTGTTCAAGAAGCTCGGCGCCTCGGACCGCGCGCACGCGGTGGCGCTCGGCTTCCGATGGGGACTGGTCCGCTAG
- a CDS encoding SDR family NAD(P)-dependent oxidoreductase has protein sequence MTTALITGSTAGIGAAFARRLAADGHDLVLVARDTERLREQATELHDRHGIEAEVLTADLATDTGIEAVAARLGDRKNPVDLLINNAGFGNKGRYLDVSMADELTMLKVHCEAVLRLTSAAAAAMRERGRGGVVNVASVAAFVPRGTYGASKAWVVQFTQGAARDLADSGVRLMALCPGFVRTEFHERAGMGTDNIPGWMWLDADKLVAAALADLARGKSLSIPDPRYKALMGLVKVTPRSLLGGISSRTGRKYGPQ, from the coding sequence ATGACAACGGCTCTCATCACGGGTTCGACCGCGGGAATCGGCGCCGCGTTCGCGCGCAGACTGGCGGCGGACGGCCATGATCTCGTCCTCGTGGCCCGGGACACCGAGCGGCTGCGCGAGCAGGCGACCGAACTGCACGACCGGCACGGCATCGAGGCGGAGGTGCTCACCGCCGACCTCGCCACGGACACCGGCATCGAGGCGGTGGCCGCCCGGCTCGGCGACCGCAAGAACCCCGTCGACCTGCTGATCAACAACGCGGGCTTCGGCAACAAGGGCCGCTATCTCGACGTGTCCATGGCCGACGAGCTGACGATGCTCAAGGTGCACTGCGAGGCGGTGCTGCGGCTGACCTCGGCGGCGGCCGCGGCGATGCGGGAGCGGGGGCGCGGCGGGGTGGTCAACGTGGCGTCGGTGGCCGCGTTCGTGCCGCGCGGGACGTACGGGGCGTCGAAGGCGTGGGTCGTGCAGTTCACGCAGGGCGCGGCGCGGGATCTTGCGGACAGCGGGGTGCGGCTGATGGCGCTGTGCCCGGGGTTCGTGCGGACCGAGTTCCATGAGCGGGCCGGGATGGGGACGGACAACATCCCCGGCTGGATGTGGCTGGACGCGGACAAGCTGGTGGCGGCGGCGCTGGCGGATCTGGCGCGCGGCAAGTCGCTGTCGATCCCCGATCCGCGGTACAAGGCGCTGATGGGGCTGGTGAAGGTGACACCGCGCTCACTGCTGGGCGGGATCTCGTCACGGACGGGCCGGAAGTACGGACCGCAGTGA
- a CDS encoding polysaccharide deacetylase family protein, with product MRTRRRAATAFLLALTVAAPLGCAQSVDPIERLGKKAAERVVPHEAATDGATDGQGGGRGEDRQPYRRWGLAAPLASPPAPAAPLSGSPGPDGTSAGRAAALPPVVDHITTRDPVVFLTYDDGAERDPRFVDMVRELRLPVSMFLTDSVVGPGYGHFARLRSVGASLQNHTLDHAALRGLPYAGQRAEICGQQQKLHARFGLRPRLFRPPYGRYDTTTLRAAADCGITALVLWRASMGPTDLTYTHGPHRLRPGDIVAVDPDELLGPTLRERTTRLLRHIQEEGLTVGRLEDYL from the coding sequence GTGAGGACGCGGCGGCGGGCCGCGACGGCCTTCCTGCTGGCGCTGACGGTGGCGGCACCGCTCGGCTGCGCCCAGTCGGTCGACCCGATCGAACGGCTCGGCAAGAAGGCGGCGGAACGGGTCGTCCCGCACGAAGCCGCAACCGACGGCGCGACCGACGGCCAGGGAGGCGGCCGTGGCGAGGACCGGCAGCCCTACCGCCGCTGGGGCCTCGCCGCCCCGCTCGCCTCGCCGCCCGCGCCCGCCGCACCCCTGTCCGGCAGCCCCGGCCCGGACGGCACGTCCGCCGGCCGGGCCGCCGCCCTGCCGCCGGTCGTCGACCACATCACCACCCGCGACCCGGTCGTCTTCCTCACCTACGACGACGGCGCCGAACGCGACCCCCGCTTCGTCGACATGGTCCGCGAACTGCGGCTCCCGGTCAGCATGTTCCTCACGGACAGCGTGGTCGGCCCCGGCTACGGCCACTTCGCCCGGCTGCGCTCGGTCGGCGCGAGCCTCCAGAACCACACCCTCGACCACGCGGCCCTGCGCGGTCTGCCGTACGCCGGACAGCGCGCCGAGATCTGCGGCCAGCAGCAGAAACTGCACGCCCGCTTCGGCCTGCGCCCCCGCCTCTTCCGCCCGCCCTACGGCCGGTACGACACCACCACCCTGCGCGCCGCCGCCGACTGCGGCATCACCGCGCTCGTCCTGTGGCGTGCCTCGATGGGCCCCACCGACCTCACCTACACGCACGGCCCCCACCGGCTGCGCCCCGGCGACATCGTCGCCGTGGACCCGGACGAGCTGCTCGGCCCGACCCTGCGCGAACGCACGACACGCCTGCTCCGCCACATCCAGGAAGAGGGCCTGACGGTGGGTCGGCTGGAGGACTACCTGTAG
- the groL gene encoding chaperonin GroEL (60 kDa chaperone family; promotes refolding of misfolded polypeptides especially under stressful conditions; forms two stacked rings of heptamers to form a barrel-shaped 14mer; ends can be capped by GroES; misfolded proteins enter the barrel where they are refolded when GroES binds): protein MAKILKFDEDARRALERGVNKLADTVKVTIGPKGRNVVIDKKFGAPTITNDGVTIAREVEIEDPYENLGAQLVKEVATKTNDIAGDGTTTATVLAQALVREGLKNVAAGASPAALKKGIDAAVKAVSDELLASARPIDDKADIAAVAALSAQDQQVGELIAEAMDKVGKDGVITVEESNTFGLELDFTEGMAFDKGYLSPYFVTDQERMEAVLEDPYILINQGKISSIADLLPLLEKVIQTNSSKPLLIIAEDLEGEALSTLVVNKIRGTFNAVAVKAPGFGDRRKAMLQDMAVLTGATVISEEVGLKLDQVGIDVLGSARRVTVTKDDTTIVDGAGDSSEVQGRVGQIKAEIDNTDSDWDREKLQERLAKLAGGVCVIKVGAATEVELKEKKHRLEDAISATRAAVEEGIVSGGGSALVHAVKVLEGNLDKTGDEATGVAVVRKAAVEPLRWIAENAGLEGYVITSKVAELDKGQGFNAATGEYGDLVKAGVIDPVKVTRSALENAASIASLLLTTETLVVEKKEEEEPAAAGHSHGHAH from the coding sequence ATGGCGAAGATCCTGAAGTTCGACGAGGACGCCCGTCGCGCCCTCGAGCGCGGCGTCAACAAGCTGGCCGACACGGTCAAGGTGACGATCGGCCCCAAGGGCCGCAACGTCGTCATCGACAAGAAGTTCGGTGCCCCCACCATCACCAACGACGGTGTCACGATCGCCCGTGAGGTCGAGATCGAGGACCCGTACGAGAACCTCGGCGCGCAGCTCGTGAAGGAGGTGGCGACCAAGACCAACGACATCGCGGGTGACGGTACGACCACCGCCACCGTGCTCGCCCAGGCGCTGGTGCGCGAGGGCCTGAAGAACGTCGCCGCCGGTGCCTCCCCGGCCGCCCTGAAGAAGGGCATCGACGCCGCGGTCAAGGCCGTCTCCGACGAGCTGCTCGCCTCGGCCCGCCCGATCGACGACAAGGCCGACATCGCCGCCGTCGCCGCGCTGTCCGCGCAGGACCAGCAGGTCGGCGAGCTGATCGCCGAGGCCATGGACAAGGTCGGCAAGGACGGTGTCATCACCGTCGAGGAGTCCAACACCTTCGGTCTGGAGCTGGACTTCACCGAGGGCATGGCCTTCGACAAGGGCTACCTGTCGCCGTACTTCGTGACGGACCAGGAGCGCATGGAGGCCGTCCTGGAGGACCCCTACATCCTCATCAACCAGGGCAAGATCTCCTCGATCGCCGACCTGCTGCCGCTGCTGGAGAAGGTCATCCAGACCAACTCCTCCAAGCCGCTGCTGATCATCGCCGAGGACCTGGAGGGCGAGGCGCTCTCCACCCTCGTCGTCAACAAGATCCGCGGCACCTTCAACGCGGTCGCCGTCAAGGCCCCGGGCTTCGGCGACCGTCGCAAGGCGATGCTCCAGGACATGGCCGTCCTCACCGGCGCCACCGTCATCTCCGAGGAGGTCGGCCTCAAGCTCGACCAGGTCGGCATCGACGTGCTGGGCTCCGCCCGCCGGGTCACGGTCACCAAGGACGACACCACGATCGTCGACGGCGCCGGTGACTCCTCCGAGGTGCAGGGCCGCGTCGGCCAGATCAAGGCCGAGATCGACAACACGGACTCCGACTGGGACCGCGAGAAGCTCCAGGAGCGCCTCGCGAAGCTGGCCGGCGGCGTGTGCGTGATCAAGGTCGGCGCCGCCACCGAGGTGGAGCTGAAGGAGAAGAAGCACCGTCTGGAGGACGCCATCTCCGCGACCCGCGCCGCGGTCGAGGAGGGCATCGTCTCCGGTGGTGGCTCCGCGCTGGTCCACGCCGTCAAGGTCCTCGAGGGCAACCTCGACAAGACCGGCGACGAGGCCACCGGTGTCGCCGTGGTCCGCAAGGCCGCCGTCGAGCCGCTGCGCTGGATCGCCGAGAACGCCGGCCTCGAGGGCTACGTCATCACCTCCAAGGTCGCCGAGCTGGACAAGGGCCAGGGCTTCAACGCCGCGACCGGCGAGTACGGCGACCTGGTCAAGGCCGGCGTCATCGACCCGGTCAAGGTCACCCGCTCCGCCCTGGAGAACGCCGCCTCCATCGCCTCCCTCCTCCTGACGACCGAGACCCTGGTCGTCGAGAAGAAGGAAGAGGAAGAGCCGGCCGCCGCGGGTCACAGCCACGGCCACGCCCACTGA